The following are encoded together in the Babylonia areolata isolate BAREFJ2019XMU chromosome 18, ASM4173473v1, whole genome shotgun sequence genome:
- the LOC143292563 gene encoding uncharacterized protein LOC143292563: MSARDWRIGRQVVARVVGASGADVISIIQRHCKQWIQRVVKAEDTDNGCVIIVESYEPALRCGWLWSFSSIIRHRYGPDNVQLDVIVPDVYGCQVAVREDHVEVNVGRDVIDRITCDEQWRNTFLHTAQSLDSVPLSVLYVSTGHIAVTHLPRTVGPSVWKLTWAFKVIEALIELLTPYKDMFLTGPLPLTERLLEKCESRSVHGMSSPDPDYCQSDAVMQSGESYLFCPTGVKRNDMINFFCREGVFLRRMEIKFPGVQFTCDKNRLALQLSGAVDAVRKTTQDIFSYFESVSHEIIQLTDTQAMMMAKPDAQDWLKRSINDEDIVCTWKLEHVNGKGGKQKMSRNMSEQSNQQVTVISVTAPKVEIPRFMQVFHSCFQTTQIVLGESWVPDLQSYSFKQFQDDLQKSSGSRIAPVFRADGNQITICDTASNCCTTRGAFIQFFYGRWIKPNKVCTQDKQVDTDSNLEEKETQTEERSEEKQTQTRIRNQQHKWQQTSEIDVKEGEAQTQTPTTHLEHEKQQTDEAQIQTTHLEHENQQTDEAQIQTTHLEHEKQQTDEAQTPTTHLEHEQQQTDEAQIQTTHLEHEKQQTDEAQTPTTHLEHESQQTYEAQIQTTHLEHENQQTDEAQTPTTLREHEKQQTCESSVNTDTKQSSLTEQEMEAENYTTSTTLEEHQRGEKQLENPEIQTKWKQRQTDVSDTDNEQSHEGRQQARPRLSPPQSVPQAHSPDLQENEDCSRHCGKDFCDQPETQDNPDEDWSETLPKTVVSSEEYRTEDRADSTRSLSDTCPPQHLSGTIEDPLIQVPSPRSGPHNDLLTRSSILGRNPSQRTSDDVDPNRATARPRGLRSHSAVHAPTTPTSTTSNTTTDNNDSSNSNINHNFHDRLSMVEHQISQMGGARDREPCLLECRVVNMQQRLENIQQQLDLYHSQQRQHVHNIQQQQQLHNNQQQQQLNNIQQQQQLHDIQQQQQLNNIQQQLRYIQQQQPLDHTQRHRQLSHIQEQQSGQIEGGSSRVQQDSSQIQQPLLDHRPEQSDSDSDRLSVCNPSDPSSASSASSEQQQQQQ; this comes from the exons ATGTCTGCACGTGActggaggataggaaggcaagtCGTGGCGCGTGTAGTGGGGGCCTCAGGGGCTGACGTCATCTCAATCATTCAACGTCACTGTAAACAGTGGATCCAACGTGTAGTCAAAGCGGAGGATACAGACAACGGATGTGTTATCATTGTGGAATCTTACGAACCTGCCCTGCGTTGTG GTTGGCTGTGGTCATTCTCAAGTATCATCAGACATCGGTACGGCCCTGACAACGTGCAGCTGGATGTCATTGTCCCTGATGTCTATGGCTGTCAGGTAGCTGTCAGGGAAGACCACGTGGAAGTCAATGTGGGGCGTGACGTCATTGACAGAATCACATGTGATGAACAGTGGCGAAACACATTCCTCCACACAGCACAAAGCTTGGATAGTGTGCCATTGTCCGTGCTCTATGTGAGCACTGGTCACATTGCAGTCACACATCTGCCACGTACCGTAGGGCCAAGCGTTTGGAAATTGACATGGGCATTCAAGGTCATTGAAGCACTGATCGAGCTGTTGACTCCATACAAAGATATGTTCCTGACAGGCCCACTTCCTCTCACAGAGAGGCTCCTTGAAAAATGCGAGAGTAGGTCAGTACATGGAATGTCATCACCTGATCCAGATTATTGTCAATCTGATGCAGTCATGCAAAGCGGAGAATCGTATCTTTTCTGTCCTACAGGTGTGAAAAGGAATGACATGATTAATTTCTTTTGTAGAGAAGGTGTGTTTCTCAGGAGGATGGAAATAAAATTCCCGGGAGTCCAATTCACTTGTGATAAAAACAGACTCGCACTACAATTAAGCGGTGCGGTCGATGCTGTGaggaaaacaacacaagacatctTCAGTTACTTTGAAAGCGTGTCACATGAGATCATCcaattgacagacacacaggccatGATGATGGCAAAACCCGATGCACAGGATTGGTTGAAGCGTTCAATCAACGATGAAGACATTGTCTGTACTTGGAAACTTGAACATGTTAATGGAAAGGGGGGAAAGCAGAAAATGTCGAGGAACATGTCTGAACAATCAAACCAGCAAGTGACAGTAATTTCGGTTACTGCTCCCAAAGTAGAGATTCCAAGATTTATGCAGGTATTTCATTCTTGTTTCCAAACAACACAGATCGTACTCGGCGAGAGCTGGGTTCCAGATTTACAGTCATACTCTTTCAAACAATTCCAAGATGACCTGCAAAAGTCCAGTGGATCTAGAATTGCTCCAGTGTTCAGAGCTGATGGAAATCAAATCACTATCTGTGACACAGCATCAAACTGCTGCACTACTCGAGGAGCTTTCATTCAGTTCTTTTACGGGAGGTGGATAAAGCCGAACAAGGTTTGCACACAGGACAAACAAGTGGACACGGACAGCaatctggaagaaaaagaaacccagacagaagagagaagtgAAGAAAAACAGACCCAAACCAGGATCAGAAACCAACAACACAAGTGGCAGCAGACATCGGAGATCGACGTGAAGGaaggagaggcacagacacagaccccgaCCACACATCTTGAGCACGAGAAGCAGCAGACAGATGAGGCACAGATACAGACCACACATCTTGAGCACGAGAACCAACAGACAGATGAGGCACAGATACAGACCACACATCTTGAGCACGAGAAGCAGCAGACAGATGAGGCACAGACCCCGACCACACATCTTGAGCACGAGCAGCAGCAGACAGATGAGGCACAGATACAGACCACACATCTTGAGCACGAGAAGCAGCAGACAGATGAGGCACAGACCCCGACCACACATCTTGAGCACGAGAGCCAACAGACATATGAGGCACAGATACAGACCACACATCTTGAGCACGAGAACCAACAGACAGATGAGGCACAGACCCCGACCACACTTCGTGAGCACGAGAAGCAACAGACATGTGAGAGCAGCGTGAATACAGACACCAAACAAAGTTCGTTGACAGAACAAGAAATGGAAGCGGAAAACTACACAACATCCACCACATTGGAAGAACATCAAAGGGGAGAGAAACAATTAGAAAatccagagatacagacaaagtgGAAACAGCGGCAGACAGATGTTAGTGACACAGATAACGAGCAGTCACATGAAGGGAGACAACAAGCAAGGCCCCGGTTATCTCCCCCACAAAGTGTCCCGCAAGCACACAGCCCGGACCTTCAAGAGAATGAGGACTGCTCACGTCACTGCGGAAAAG ATTTCTGTGATCAGCCGGAGACACAGGACAACCCAGATGAAGACTGGTCTGAAACATTGCCGAAAACTGTTGTCAGCTCTGAG GAGtacaggacagaggacagagcgGACAGCACCAGGTCTCTCTCTGACACCTGCCCTCCCCAACACCTGTCCGGGACGATCGAGGATCCGCTGATACAAGTCCCCAGCCCGAGGTCCGGCCCACACAACGACCTCCTCACGCGATCCAG CATCTTGGGGAGAAATCCAAGTCAAAGAACAAGCGATGACGTCGATCCGAACAGAGCAACAGCAAGACCACGTGGTTTAAGGTCTCACAGTGCTGTCCATGCCCCCACCACTCCTACATCtaccacctccaacaccaccaccgacaataacgacagcagcaacagcaacatcaaccacAATTTCCACGACAGGCTGTCAATGGTGGAACACCAAATTTCACAGATGGGAGGGGCACGTGACCGTGAGCCATGTCTGTTGGAGTGTCGAGTGGTTAACATGCAGCAGCGGTTGGAAAATATCCAACAACAACTAGACCTATACCACTCCCAGCAGCGACAACATGTGCACAAcatccagcagcaacagcaacttcacaacaaccagcaacaacaacaacttaacaatattcagcaacaacaacagcttcatgacatccagcaacaacagcagcttaACAACATCCAGCAACAATTACGCTACATCCAGCAGCAACAACCATTGGATCATACCCAGCGTCATCGACAATTGAGTCACATCCAGGAACAACAGTCCGGCCAAATCGAAGGAGGGTCCAGTCGAGTCCAGCAGGACAGCAGTCAGATTCAGCAGCCGCTGCTTGACCATCGTCCAGAACAAAGTGACAGTGACTCTGACAGACTGTCCGTCTGCAACCCTTCAGACCCTTCCTCAGCGTCCTCTGCATCttctgaacaacaacagcagcaacagtag